In Paenibacillus sp. FSL M7-0420, a single genomic region encodes these proteins:
- a CDS encoding MTH1187 family thiamine-binding protein, translated as MAIGEVTVIPVGTGSTSLSSYVAEMQRVLETVEGITYELTSMGTIIEGPVARILAAVEALHESPFTAGAQRVSTSLKIDDRRDKTSTSRSKLESVERKLQGK; from the coding sequence ATGGCAATTGGCGAAGTGACCGTTATTCCGGTTGGGACAGGCAGCACCAGTCTCAGCAGCTATGTGGCCGAGATGCAGCGCGTGTTGGAGACGGTGGAGGGCATTACCTATGAGCTTACTTCCATGGGTACGATTATTGAGGGTCCGGTAGCGCGGATTCTGGCTGCGGTAGAAGCGCTGCATGAGTCGCCGTTCACCGCCGGGGCGCAGAGAGTCTCAACCTCGCTCAAGATCGATGACCGGCGCGACAAGACCTCGACCAGCCGCAGCAAGCTGGAATCCGTGGAGCGCAAGCTACAGGGGAAGTAG
- a CDS encoding alpha/beta hydrolase — protein sequence MIYLLVVLIVVAGGVGYAGFYFYGVAIKRAPKEFLAKTPDLKIDPPPVAGASWGEGAEWVSRQTFREVELVSEDGLKLQGYYLASARAAGRTVIVAHGYSGKAKDMGATAKNYYENLGYNVLLPDARGHGKSEGDYIGFGWPERRDYLKWIGFVLQENGPDAQIVLHGVSMGGATVLMTSGEELPPQVKAIVADCGYTSVKAQLSYQLKRMYRLPSFPFVPVASLVTRMKAGYSFGEASALKQVRKAKVPILFIHGDADKFVPYAMMNELYEACKSPKEKLVVHGAGHGLAYDTDKNTYIRTVGEFVERYVHSPAAAESVR from the coding sequence ATGATATACCTGCTTGTGGTGCTGATCGTGGTGGCCGGAGGGGTGGGGTATGCCGGATTCTATTTTTATGGAGTAGCCATTAAGCGGGCCCCTAAGGAATTCCTGGCCAAGACCCCAGACCTTAAGATTGATCCGCCGCCGGTGGCCGGAGCCTCGTGGGGAGAAGGAGCGGAGTGGGTGTCCCGGCAGACCTTCCGTGAGGTAGAACTGGTGTCTGAGGATGGGCTCAAGCTGCAAGGCTATTATCTGGCGTCAGCACGTGCTGCGGGACGGACGGTCATTGTTGCCCACGGTTATTCCGGGAAGGCCAAGGATATGGGAGCGACCGCCAAGAACTATTATGAGAACCTGGGGTACAATGTGCTGCTGCCTGATGCCAGGGGACACGGGAAAAGTGAAGGAGATTATATCGGCTTTGGCTGGCCGGAGCGCCGGGATTATCTGAAATGGATCGGATTCGTCCTGCAGGAGAACGGCCCGGACGCGCAGATCGTGCTGCATGGCGTATCGATGGGCGGAGCCACGGTGCTGATGACGTCCGGCGAGGAGCTTCCTCCGCAGGTCAAGGCGATTGTCGCCGATTGCGGCTACACCTCGGTCAAGGCACAGCTGTCCTATCAGCTGAAGCGGATGTATCGTCTGCCCAGCTTCCCGTTTGTGCCGGTGGCCAGTCTGGTGACCCGGATGAAGGCCGGTTATTCCTTCGGGGAGGCGTCTGCGCTGAAGCAGGTACGCAAGGCCAAGGTGCCAATTCTGTTCATCCACGGGGATGCGGATAAGTTCGTGCCTTATGCGATGATGAATGAGCTGTATGAGGCCTGTAAGAGTCCGAAGGAGAAGCTGGTGGTGCATGGAGCGGGGCATGGTCTTGCCTATGATACGGATAAAAACACATACATCCGCACAGTAGGCGAATTCGTGGAACGCTATGTACACAGCCCGGCTGCCGCTGAATCTGTCCGGTAA
- a CDS encoding sugar phosphate isomerase/epimerase family protein, which translates to MTTAAQQIGIQMYTLRDQTERDFLGTLAKVAEMGYQAVEFAGYFGVSAGELRRKLDELGLAAPSAHVGLDFSSLDKMEQALAKEIEYAVELGLQYIITPSAPLPPNPSIEDVTRIIPFLEKASAMVRAAGMQYGYHNHDYEFKEVDGKAVIDIWLEQIPAEHMLAEFDLGWVYRGGARPVDYVSRYAGRVPLVHIKDFGADNEETDLGKGEVDFRSVFEIAEQSGILYYIVEQEAYEVSSLASAKLALDYFRGLGLMHG; encoded by the coding sequence ATGACAACAGCAGCACAGCAGATCGGAATTCAAATGTATACACTGCGCGACCAGACGGAGCGCGATTTCCTCGGCACACTGGCCAAGGTGGCAGAGATGGGGTACCAGGCAGTGGAATTCGCCGGTTATTTCGGTGTATCTGCAGGGGAACTGCGCCGTAAGCTGGATGAACTTGGCCTGGCGGCCCCCTCGGCGCATGTAGGCCTGGACTTCAGCAGTCTGGATAAGATGGAACAGGCCTTAGCCAAAGAGATTGAATACGCGGTAGAGCTCGGACTGCAATATATAATCACCCCGTCGGCACCGCTTCCGCCGAATCCTTCCATAGAGGATGTAACGAGAATCATTCCATTCCTGGAGAAGGCTTCCGCGATGGTCCGGGCGGCGGGGATGCAGTACGGCTACCACAACCATGATTATGAATTCAAAGAGGTTGACGGCAAGGCGGTCATCGATATCTGGCTGGAGCAGATTCCTGCCGAGCATATGCTGGCTGAGTTTGATCTGGGATGGGTATACAGGGGTGGAGCCCGGCCCGTTGATTATGTGTCACGGTACGCCGGCCGTGTTCCGCTGGTTCACATTAAGGACTTCGGAGCAGACAATGAGGAGACCGATCTCGGAAAGGGAGAGGTCGATTTCCGGAGCGTCTTCGAGATCGCGGAGCAGAGCGGAATTCTCTATTATATTGTAGAACAAGAGGCTTATGAGGTATCCTCCCTAGCAAGCGCTAAGCTCGCGCTGGATTATTTCCGCGGGCTGGGACTGATGCACGGCTAA
- a CDS encoding YukJ family protein, which yields MGNGLDQGYGVLKCKLSNENIIYKLGVKNNHIQVLVEVEGDIHKKYRVAINIRSSAKAEHLPEDTANQVLYYVGEDFKAEETARWLTLESGFTKITWHNRSLALDYIRGNLVIPSKMVALPNTNQDDKEDNDPHNNLYDKITSYLKEAQEQDATLYVFGEPWGPEEDKSDKYFGFSPGQGVHNIHMNQGNAGGYARENGTWQDGGVLIHFENEHRWVAIFLAFQSQSWCTNDQGDATKPVSECNHTNALS from the coding sequence ATGGGTAACGGATTAGATCAAGGGTACGGGGTATTAAAATGCAAATTATCCAATGAGAATATCATATATAAGCTAGGTGTCAAAAATAATCATATCCAGGTACTGGTTGAGGTTGAAGGTGATATTCATAAAAAGTACAGGGTGGCTATCAATATCAGATCAAGCGCTAAAGCGGAACATTTACCGGAGGACACTGCAAATCAGGTGCTTTATTATGTGGGCGAAGATTTCAAAGCGGAAGAAACGGCCCGTTGGCTCACGCTTGAATCCGGCTTCACGAAGATCACCTGGCATAACCGGAGCCTTGCCCTAGATTATATCAGGGGAAACCTGGTGATTCCCAGTAAGATGGTGGCTCTGCCTAATACGAACCAGGATGACAAGGAAGACAATGATCCCCACAACAATCTGTATGATAAAATCACCTCTTATCTCAAGGAGGCACAGGAACAGGATGCAACCCTGTACGTATTCGGCGAGCCTTGGGGACCCGAAGAGGATAAATCCGATAAATACTTCGGCTTCTCCCCTGGGCAGGGCGTCCATAATATTCATATGAACCAAGGCAATGCGGGCGGGTACGCCAGAGAAAATGGCACATGGCAAGACGGCGGAGTCCTTATTCATTTCGAGAATGAACACAGATGGGTGGCTATCTTCCTGGCCTTCCAGTCCCAATCCTGGTGTACTAACGACCAGGGAGATGCCACCAAGCCGGTTAGTGAATGTAATCATACCAATGCTTTGTCATGA
- a CDS encoding ASCH domain-containing protein, whose product MKILTIRQPWATLIALGEKQIETRTWRTAHRGELAIHAGMQVNKAICRTEPYQSLLARYGYTADNLPTGKIIAVSRIADCCEVTPELAQQGWPGGNEYVFGNYAEGRYAWKLEEVVPLVHPIPAKGRLGFWEYPVLEEEL is encoded by the coding sequence ATGAAGATTCTGACCATCCGCCAGCCGTGGGCAACATTAATTGCGCTGGGAGAAAAACAAATCGAAACCCGGACCTGGCGGACCGCCCACCGGGGAGAGTTAGCCATTCATGCCGGGATGCAGGTGAATAAGGCGATCTGCCGGACGGAGCCGTATCAGTCGTTGCTGGCACGTTACGGCTACACTGCGGACAACCTGCCAACCGGCAAGATCATTGCAGTCAGCCGCATTGCGGATTGCTGTGAGGTGACGCCGGAGCTTGCGCAGCAAGGCTGGCCGGGCGGCAATGAATATGTATTCGGCAATTATGCCGAAGGAAGGTATGCCTGGAAGCTGGAGGAGGTTGTTCCGCTGGTACATCCCATCCCTGCTAAGGGACGTCTGGGTTTCTGGGAATATCCTGTGCTGGAAGAGGAATTGTGA
- a CDS encoding choice-of-anchor A family protein has translation MKKGVRKTAAILMAGLLTVSSAFTWGTDVRAASGVPYTPTPVLGVAGNFNAFILGDFTQGGDQIEGRLAAAGNITLTGGYGVARAYRNASPTDVLVAGKNFEHSGSGEIYGNVVYGDSITVNEPQVKIIGTKRKEKPIDFAAEQQALISRSTEYGALADTNEIGNNNYGQLKISAPDRFNVVHLDASTLAKTNYIEFNIAQNATLIINISGPTVNVPSFSMNNGRASQVLFNFYEASEVNIANTSFYGSILAPRADVHYARAELYGTLIAKSFSGGVEMHLGLYEGEGPPPSPTPTATPTPSPTPTATPTVKPTPTVTPTPTVKPTPTVTPTPTVKPTPTVTPTPTVTPTPTVKPTPTVKPSPTPVCTPTPKPTPTVKPTPTPTVKPTPTPTVKPTPTPTVKPTPTPTVKPTPTPTVKPTPTPTVKPTPTPTVKPTPTPTVKPTPTPTVKPTPTPTVKPTPTPTVKPTPTPTVKPTPTPTVKPTPTPTVKPTPTPTVKPTPTPTVKPTPTPTVEPTPTPTAVPTPTPTAVPTPTPTAVPTPTPTAVPTPTPTAVPTPTPTAVPTPTPTAVPTPTPTAVPTPTPTAVPTPTPTAVPTPTPTVVPTPTPTAVPTPTPTAVPTPTPTAEPTPTPTAVPTPTPTAVPTPTPTAEPTPTPTAEPTPTPTAVPTPTPTVEPTPTPTAEPTPTPTAVPTPTPTAEPTPTVEPTPTPTAEPTPTPTVEPTPTPTAEPTPTPTVEPTPTPTVEPTPTPTVEPTPTPTAEPTPTPTVEPTPTPTVEPTPTPTAVPTPTPTAEPTPTPTAEPTPTPTVEPTPTPTAEPTPTPTAVPTPTPTAVPTPTPTAEPTPTPTAEPTPTPTAEPTPTPTAEPTPTPTIEPTPTPTAEPTPTPTAVPTPTPTPTPTPTPTPTPTPTPTPTPTPTPTPTPTPTPTPTPTPTPTPTPTPTPTPTPTPTPTPTPTPTVEPTPTPTPDPTPVTTPALTSPPFSFPPVPTPTPIIGFIVSNDVAVNDDPLPLGPVATPIATTVPASTPTPAIAVAPIAATPEPTPSAEPAPDVVLIDDEVPLGGVPVDGTLPKTGESSPAPYYFAGLALAGLGLILRRTTRNSKRK, from the coding sequence TTGAAAAAAGGAGTACGTAAAACAGCCGCCATCCTTATGGCAGGCTTATTGACCGTATCCAGTGCTTTTACGTGGGGCACGGATGTCAGAGCAGCTTCAGGGGTTCCTTATACGCCAACACCGGTTTTGGGGGTCGCAGGGAATTTTAATGCTTTTATTCTTGGGGATTTCACACAAGGCGGTGATCAGATTGAAGGCCGTCTGGCAGCGGCGGGGAACATTACCCTCACCGGAGGTTACGGAGTAGCCAGGGCATACAGGAATGCTTCGCCTACGGATGTGCTGGTTGCGGGCAAGAATTTTGAACATTCGGGTAGCGGAGAAATTTACGGAAATGTGGTATACGGGGACAGCATTACAGTCAATGAGCCCCAGGTTAAAATTATAGGTACTAAGAGGAAAGAGAAGCCGATTGATTTTGCAGCCGAGCAGCAGGCTCTGATCTCCCGTTCCACAGAGTATGGGGCCTTGGCTGACACGAATGAGATCGGCAATAACAATTATGGACAGCTCAAGATAAGTGCACCGGATCGTTTCAATGTAGTTCATTTGGATGCCTCGACACTGGCGAAGACCAACTATATTGAATTCAACATTGCCCAGAACGCTACGCTGATTATTAATATAAGCGGGCCTACAGTCAATGTGCCGAGCTTTTCAATGAATAACGGCAGAGCCAGTCAAGTATTGTTCAACTTTTACGAAGCTTCTGAGGTGAATATCGCTAATACCTCCTTCTATGGCAGCATTCTCGCACCCAGAGCGGATGTTCATTATGCCCGAGCAGAGCTGTACGGAACCCTGATTGCAAAATCTTTTAGCGGCGGGGTAGAGATGCACCTGGGATTGTACGAGGGAGAGGGGCCGCCGCCGAGTCCGACGCCGACCGCAACGCCGACACCTAGTCCGACACCAACGGCAACGCCGACAGTGAAACCAACACCAACGGTAACGCCAACGCCGACTGTGAAACCAACACCAACGGTAACGCCTACACCAACAGTGAAACCTACACCAACGGTAACACCAACGCCAACGGTAACGCCTACACCTACAGTGAAGCCTACACCCACAGTAAAACCTAGCCCGACACCTGTGTGCACCCCAACTCCAAAGCCAACGCCGACTGTAAAGCCGACACCAACGCCAACTGTGAAGCCAACGCCGACGCCGACCGTGAAGCCGACGCCGACGCCGACCGTGAAGCCGACGCCAACACCGACCGTGAAGCCAACGCCGACACCGACCGTGAAGCCAACGCCAACGCCGACTGTGAAGCCAACACCAACGCCGACCGTGAAGCCGACACCAACGCCGACCGTGAAGCCAACGCCAACACCGACCGTGAAGCCAACGCCGACACCGACCGTGAAGCCAACACCAACGCCAACGGTGAAGCCAACACCGACGCCGACCGTGAAGCCGACACCAACGCCGACCGTGAAGCCAACACCAACGCCGACCGTGAAGCCGACACCAACGCCGACCGTGAAGCCAACACCGACGCCGACCGTGAAGCCGACACCAACGCCAACGGTAGAACCGACACCGACACCAACGGCAGTACCGACACCAACGCCAACGGCAGTACCGACACCAACGCCAACAGCAGTACCGACACCAACACCAACGGCAGTACCGACACCAACACCAACGGCAGTACCGACACCAACACCAACGGCAGTACCGACACCAACGCCAACGGCAGTACCGACACCAACGCCAACAGCAGTACCGACACCAACGCCAACAGCAGTACCGACACCAACGCCAACAGCAGTACCGACACCAACACCAACGGTAGTACCGACACCAACACCAACAGCAGTACCGACACCAACGCCAACAGCAGTACCGACACCAACACCAACGGCAGAACCGACACCAACACCAACGGCAGTACCGACACCAACGCCAACGGCAGTACCGACACCAACACCAACGGCAGAGCCGACACCAACGCCAACGGCAGAGCCGACACCGACGCCGACAGCGGTGCCTACGCCAACGCCAACGGTAGAACCGACACCAACGCCAACGGCAGAGCCAACACCGACGCCGACAGCGGTGCCTACGCCAACACCAACGGCAGAGCCGACACCAACGGTAGAGCCAACGCCAACACCAACGGCAGAGCCAACACCAACACCGACGGTAGAGCCGACACCAACGCCAACGGCAGAGCCAACACCAACACCGACGGTAGAGCCGACACCAACGCCAACGGTAGAACCGACACCGACACCAACGGTAGAGCCAACGCCAACACCAACGGCAGAGCCAACACCAACACCGACGGTAGAGCCGACACCAACGCCAACGGTAGAACCGACACCAACGCCAACAGCGGTGCCTACGCCAACACCAACGGCAGAACCGACACCAACACCAACGGCAGAGCCGACACCAACGCCAACGGTAGAACCGACACCAACGCCAACGGCAGAGCCAACACCGACGCCAACGGCAGTACCGACACCGACGCCAACGGCAGTACCGACACCGACACCAACAGCAGAGCCGACACCAACGCCAACGGCAGAGCCGACACCAACGCCAACGGCAGAGCCGACACCAACGCCAACGGCAGAGCCAACACCGACGCCGACGATAGAACCGACACCAACACCAACGGCAGAGCCAACACCGACGCCAACAGCAGTACCGACACCAACGCCAACACCAACACCAACACCAACACCAACACCAACACCAACACCGACACCGACACCAACACCAACACCGACACCAACGCCGACACCGACACCAACGCCGACACCAACGCCGACACCAACACCGACGCCGACACCAACGCCGACGCCGACACCAACGCCGACACCAACACCGACGCCGACACCAACACCGACGGTAGAGCCGACACCAACGCCGACACCAGATCCAACACCAGTAACAACGCCAGCGCTAACATCGCCGCCGTTCAGTTTCCCTCCAGTGCCTACGCCGACTCCGATTATCGGATTTATCGTGAGCAATGATGTGGCTGTGAATGATGATCCGCTGCCGCTTGGGCCTGTAGCAACTCCGATAGCTACAACAGTACCGGCATCAACGCCGACACCGGCTATTGCGGTTGCGCCAATAGCAGCAACACCGGAGCCAACGCCTTCAGCAGAACCGGCACCCGATGTAGTCCTTATTGATGATGAGGTTCCTCTAGGCGGTGTGCCTGTGGATGGAACCTTGCCGAAGACGGGCGAATCCAGTCCGGCGCCTTATTATTTTGCCGGTTTGGCACTCGCTGGTCTGGGCTTGATTCTTAGAAGAACCACCAGAAACAGCAAACGTAAATGA
- a CDS encoding tyrosine-type recombinase/integrase, which yields MRHYYRILEQITKEHPSFPNIRFHDLRHTHATLLLKAGVHPKIVQERLGHSSINVTLDTYSHVLPNLQEAVLRGIGDSILGTRHEVKEEGKITTLVE from the coding sequence ATGCGTCATTATTATCGAATACTTGAGCAGATTACCAAGGAACACCCATCATTCCCAAACATTCGTTTCCATGATCTCAGGCATACTCACGCAACTCTGCTCTTGAAGGCCGGGGTTCATCCCAAGATCGTCCAGGAGAGACTGGGGCATTCCTCTATCAATGTTACCTTGGATACTTACTCTCATGTCCTGCCCAATCTGCAGGAAGCAGTGCTTCGAGGCATCGGTGACTCTATCTTAGGAACCCGCCATGAAGTAAAGGAAGAGGGTAAAATAACCACTTTAGTTGAGTAA